In one Lachnospiraceae bacterium GAM79 genomic region, the following are encoded:
- a CDS encoding FtsW/RodA/SpoVE family cell cycle protein, with translation MPKYVERNSGHMESVSKRTMSNQNTGNTVQQMESEFTPGVEIKIIVAVIFLMAFGLVMIFSASSYTSSISSATNYDSAFYFKKQLKMIILGMVAAGVVSVIPYKAFKKVGPLMYGLSIVLIFALKTPLGITSGGATRWLNLGIIQLQVADATKVCMIIFMAYYVSKYWKEMHKFLRIFKLWLFIAFQAGLILAISSNLSSCLILLLMVFVLTFIVGKNPSLHIGVGVFGIVAVIILIIWLKATMPLESEMDKYPYQIQRFFGWIDPERYAGSLGYQPLQSLYAIGSGGLLGKGLGNGTQKLSNIPEAQNDMIFAIICEELGLVGAIIMFLMFGYLLYQMFIVVRESKNLYGSVVVIGVMLHIIFQIIVNVCVAVNFFPNTGVSLPFISSGGSAILCTMIEIGLVLGIRRQQCNRKYSRIN, from the coding sequence ATGCCGAAGTATGTAGAAAGGAACAGTGGACACATGGAGTCAGTCAGCAAGAGAACAATGTCCAATCAGAATACGGGGAATACAGTACAGCAGATGGAAAGTGAATTTACTCCCGGAGTAGAGATCAAGATCATTGTAGCGGTTATTTTCCTTATGGCGTTCGGTCTGGTCATGATCTTCAGCGCGTCCAGTTATACATCATCTATAAGCAGTGCTACGAATTATGATTCGGCATTTTATTTTAAGAAACAGTTGAAAATGATTATTTTGGGAATGGTGGCTGCCGGAGTGGTAAGCGTGATTCCGTATAAGGCATTTAAGAAGGTCGGACCTTTGATGTATGGTTTATCGATCGTTTTGATCTTTGCTTTAAAAACGCCACTTGGTATAACATCCGGCGGTGCGACCAGATGGTTGAATCTTGGAATAATCCAGTTACAGGTTGCCGATGCTACAAAGGTATGTATGATTATCTTTATGGCATATTATGTCAGCAAATACTGGAAAGAAATGCATAAGTTTCTTAGGATATTTAAGCTGTGGCTGTTTATTGCATTTCAGGCAGGACTGATTCTTGCCATTTCTTCAAACCTGAGTAGCTGTCTGATCTTATTATTGATGGTATTTGTTCTGACCTTTATCGTAGGTAAGAATCCATCCCTGCATATCGGAGTCGGAGTGTTTGGTATTGTCGCTGTGATTATATTGATCATATGGTTGAAGGCAACAATGCCGCTTGAAAGTGAGATGGATAAGTATCCGTATCAGATCCAGCGTTTCTTCGGATGGATCGACCCGGAGCGTTATGCCGGCTCACTTGGTTATCAGCCATTGCAGTCCTTATATGCCATCGGAAGCGGCGGCTTACTTGGAAAGGGGCTTGGAAATGGTACACAGAAGCTGAGTAATATTCCGGAAGCACAGAATGATATGATCTTTGCGATCATCTGTGAGGAGTTGGGATTGGTTGGAGCGATCATTATGTTCCTGATGTTCGGCTATCTGTTGTATCAGATGTTTATTGTTGTAAGAGAATCGAAGAATCTATATGGAAGCGTAGTTGTAATAGGAGTTATGCTTCATATTATCTTTCAGATTATAGTTAATGTATGTGTTGCTGTGAACTTTTTCCCGAATACGGGTGTATCCCTTCCGTTTATCAGTTCGGGTGGTTCGGCGATCCTATGTACCATGATCGAGATCGGTCTGGTGCTTGGCATACGAAGACAGCAATGTAATAGAAAATATTCCAGAATAAATTAA
- a CDS encoding DDE-type integrase/transposase/recombinase, with translation MATITQDMRYRLSLIKYAERFGVTKAAIKYKTNRQYIYRWKRRYDGSIESLRDRSRRPHHHPNQHTPEEIKLIFDMRRRNPNAGLVVFWVKLKQRGYSRSIPGLYRFLRKQGIMAVHPPNPKYIPKPYEQMDYPGQRIQVDVKFVPSACLKNPKVIGKQFFQYTAIDEYSRWRFVEAFEEHNTYSSAMFIEHLVKAFPLPIQCIQTDNGAEFTNRFTTHRDKPTLFQVHLKQHGIRHKVIRPFTPRHNGKVERSHRKDNERFYATHTFYSFEDFAKQLKVYNRRDYNNFPMRPLGWKSPNQVLKDYLASV, from the coding sequence ATGGCTACTATAACACAAGATATGCGGTATCGTCTATCCTTAATCAAATACGCTGAAAGGTTTGGTGTCACCAAAGCTGCTATCAAATATAAAACCAACCGTCAATACATTTATCGTTGGAAACGACGTTATGATGGTTCTATTGAGTCCCTTCGTGACCGCTCTCGCAGACCCCATCATCATCCAAACCAACATACCCCTGAAGAGATCAAGCTGATCTTTGATATGCGCAGACGCAATCCCAATGCCGGTCTTGTTGTCTTTTGGGTTAAACTCAAGCAGCGTGGTTACTCCCGTTCCATCCCTGGACTATACAGATTTCTCCGTAAGCAGGGAATTATGGCAGTTCATCCGCCAAATCCTAAATATATTCCAAAGCCTTACGAACAGATGGATTATCCGGGACAACGCATACAGGTTGATGTAAAATTTGTTCCTTCTGCATGCCTCAAAAACCCCAAGGTCATCGGCAAACAATTCTTTCAGTATACTGCCATTGACGAGTATTCCAGATGGCGTTTCGTAGAGGCTTTTGAAGAACACAACACGTATTCTTCTGCTATGTTTATAGAGCATCTGGTGAAAGCCTTTCCGTTACCCATTCAATGTATCCAAACTGATAATGGAGCAGAATTTACAAATCGTTTTACCACTCACCGTGATAAACCCACACTATTTCAGGTGCATCTGAAGCAGCATGGGATTCGCCATAAAGTTATACGACCCTTTACACCACGACATAACGGGAAAGTTGAAAGAAGCCACCGAAAGGATAATGAGCGTTTTTATGCAACTCATACTTTTTATTCTTTTGAGGACTTTGCCAAACAGTTGAAAGTGTATAATCGCAGGGATTATAACAACTTTCCTATGCGTCCATTAGGATGGAAATCTCCAAATCAGGTACTAAAGGATTATCTGGCATCTGTGTAA
- a CDS encoding fibronectin type III domain-containing protein, protein MGQRVVKRSFLLVAVMSIMLFAMSITAFADGGVTGLKQTGVSASEVAISYNEVTNASGYLVYYAGSDGVWQRPYGRTEVSQLDSRSNSVTISGLKAATVYTVKVVPVFIVNGTYATDENQAGTLQVFTSPNVVTGLKQTKATAKTATLSWKKVSGANKYYIVNSSRTKIIAKTTKTSVTIKKLKTGSANIYYVYAVKKFNKKNAISQGKGLYVFTTPGKPTKLGDYKLGNYIWKPTESNQITIGWNRSKKDKYYSSGYRLEIYSLEGKKIKVYDIKNGHTLYKKFTGMKSIRNKGFKCRVTGYVKLNKKKFYGTKSDWKVIIPQPGFKMTRTGYHTVKLNWNSIKNATGYTVYACKDMKAEKPAFYKVKEVGAGTTSCEVSNLTRQRYVGFYVIPTVKVKGKTYKPAPTWTIYGYLN, encoded by the coding sequence ATGGGACAAAGAGTAGTAAAAAGATCATTTCTATTGGTTGCAGTCATGTCAATCATGTTATTTGCAATGAGTATTACGGCATTTGCAGATGGCGGAGTGACAGGACTTAAGCAGACAGGAGTATCTGCATCAGAAGTAGCAATCTCTTATAACGAGGTAACGAATGCATCCGGATATTTAGTATACTATGCAGGCAGTGATGGTGTATGGCAGCGACCATATGGTCGGACAGAGGTCTCACAGCTAGACAGCAGATCAAACAGTGTAACAATATCAGGTTTGAAAGCAGCAACTGTTTATACAGTAAAAGTTGTTCCCGTATTTATTGTAAATGGTACATATGCAACAGATGAGAATCAGGCAGGTACATTGCAGGTATTTACATCTCCGAATGTAGTTACAGGTCTGAAACAGACAAAGGCAACAGCAAAGACTGCAACATTATCATGGAAAAAGGTAAGTGGTGCGAATAAGTATTATATCGTAAACAGTTCGAGAACAAAGATCATTGCAAAGACAACAAAGACTTCTGTTACTATCAAAAAATTAAAGACAGGCTCTGCAAATATATATTATGTGTATGCAGTAAAGAAATTTAATAAAAAGAATGCGATATCACAGGGAAAAGGGCTATATGTCTTTACAACACCCGGAAAACCAACAAAACTGGGGGATTATAAGTTAGGAAATTACATCTGGAAACCAACAGAAAGTAATCAGATAACGATTGGATGGAACAGAAGCAAGAAAGATAAGTATTATTCATCAGGATATCGTTTGGAGATTTATTCTTTAGAGGGCAAGAAGATAAAGGTGTATGATATCAAGAATGGTCATACATTATATAAAAAATTCACCGGTATGAAATCCATCAGAAACAAAGGCTTCAAATGCAGAGTTACCGGTTATGTCAAGTTGAATAAAAAGAAATTCTATGGAACAAAGTCAGACTGGAAGGTAATCATTCCACAGCCCGGTTTCAAGATGACAAGAACCGGATACCACACAGTAAAACTTAACTGGAACTCTATCAAGAATGCAACAGGTTATACTGTATATGCCTGTAAGGATATGAAGGCAGAGAAGCCGGCGTTCTATAAGGTAAAAGAGGTAGGGGCAGGTACAACTTCCTGTGAAGTAAGCAATCTTACAAGACAGAGATATGTTGGATTTTATGTTATTCCAACTGTAAAAGTAAAAGGAAAGACATATAAGCCGGCTCCAACGTGGACGATATATGGATATTTGAATTAA
- a CDS encoding fibronectin type III domain-containing protein, with the protein MYCNPTAYNSNETIYGLTEGSSYYVRISVYNKDFHSTNSSKDGNLVAVSQKQLVSTNPSEVQNLRQTGATKNSISMEWDPVAGASYYRILIWENYEYKTIATSNTNSATISGLDPSSEIRYYVAAVKNVNGYEAVGDESESSYMKTVPKKVTRVAITDLYDNIKVCYYGWTSCEKADGYQYEITSLNGKKKYYKATTTSTSARLTTYPVGAFTKARVRAYVEINGKKTYGPWSNYDYNACSKDVTARRSKNGKKITLKWKKVSGVSEYRIYISTKEKKGYKKVATVSSKKSSYTITKYNKKKLKKGQKYYVQLRYVGKNGKKKVVSNIYSYVRL; encoded by the coding sequence ATGTATTGTAATCCTACAGCATATAATTCTAATGAAACAATTTATGGCTTGACAGAAGGCTCATCTTATTATGTAAGAATATCAGTATATAATAAAGATTTTCATTCAACAAATAGTAGCAAAGATGGCAATCTTGTAGCTGTATCACAGAAGCAGTTAGTCAGTACAAATCCTTCAGAGGTACAGAACCTGAGACAGACAGGAGCAACAAAGAATTCTATATCTATGGAATGGGATCCAGTAGCAGGTGCATCATATTATCGGATACTCATATGGGAAAACTATGAGTATAAGACAATCGCAACTTCAAATACAAATTCTGCTACAATTAGTGGATTAGATCCTTCCAGTGAGATCAGGTATTATGTGGCAGCTGTAAAAAATGTAAATGGATATGAGGCTGTAGGCGATGAATCAGAATCTTCTTATATGAAGACAGTTCCAAAGAAAGTAACCAGAGTAGCAATAACAGACTTATACGATAATATTAAGGTATGTTATTATGGTTGGACATCTTGCGAGAAAGCAGATGGATATCAGTATGAAATTACTAGCTTAAATGGAAAGAAAAAATATTATAAAGCTACAACAACCTCTACAAGTGCTCGTTTAACAACATATCCTGTAGGTGCATTTACAAAGGCAAGAGTAAGAGCATATGTTGAAATTAATGGAAAGAAAACATATGGTCCATGGTCAAATTATGATTATAATGCTTGCAGTAAGGACGTTACAGCAAGAAGAAGTAAAAATGGTAAGAAAATTACGTTGAAGTGGAAAAAGGTAAGTGGGGTATCAGAATATCGAATTTACATTTCAACTAAAGAAAAGAAAGGTTACAAAAAGGTTGCAACTGTAAGTTCCAAGAAATCAAGCTATACAATTACAAAGTATAATAAGAAGAAACTGAAGAAGGGTCAGAAGTATTATGTACAGTTAAGATATGTTGGTAAGAATGGAAAGAAGAAGGTTGTAAGTAACATATATAGTTATGTACGTCTTTAA
- a CDS encoding DUF4366 domain-containing protein, whose protein sequence is MFCDNCGCEIAPEVKICPVCGKKVEDMNPAGITDAGTIEDVSTTADDKAETADVMKQASDIEKNLSDAADKESADVIDTDDMEEEGTTVLKAVDLEKETSVDEDEEGTTVLNSDMLKGSAPNGIPSFQNRPMGVNNQPMQGRPMMGPNGQPMPGRPVMGPNGQPMPGRPMMGPNGQPMPGPNGEDKKKNKKKEKAPKQPKPQKAPKPPKEQNASKEKKGKGGKIALIVILIVIVLAGGGAAAIFVPKFMNYNKAEDALKNGKVDEAIDLYNKAKPIKDSKTKVNGGAYFEYAENLFAAGNFVEAADNYRKAAGLNYEGAAQKEKESYFSQAEKLYGEANYTEAADYYEKAGDVNGAADKVKECSYMNGCALEGEKKYDEAIQAFTAAGDYQDAAEKIKECYYNDAVDKMAAGDYINAKDLFVKSEYNDYADKANECLCLLAEQYVSQQDYSKAIETYGQVDSSYKDCTADIDAVRIKWAKLLSDGKDYKAAVEMYSQVTTKDMTKKINKAKSKYIKDHFDSNDETTMNYICDLRQAGYDSADDDYTALTGWFIESFVNDDKEDYKSKNDSASSDKTIYIHTMFLTENDVTMNLKGYVVYSDGTKSNEVTFGEVKDRYTTWMSIDSSQAIKGAATLYIYEIDTNRLIEKYVFTIE, encoded by the coding sequence ATGTTTTGTGACAATTGTGGGTGTGAGATTGCGCCAGAGGTGAAAATCTGTCCTGTCTGTGGAAAGAAAGTAGAGGATATGAATCCGGCAGGTATTACGGATGCCGGTACGATCGAAGATGTTTCTACAACAGCAGACGATAAAGCCGAGACAGCAGATGTGATGAAACAGGCATCAGATATAGAAAAGAATCTATCCGATGCTGCAGATAAAGAAAGTGCAGATGTCATTGATACAGATGATATGGAAGAAGAAGGGACTACTGTTTTAAAAGCAGTTGATCTGGAAAAAGAGACCTCTGTTGATGAAGATGAAGAAGGAACAACGGTTCTGAATTCCGATATGTTAAAGGGATCGGCACCAAATGGAATTCCATCATTCCAGAACAGACCAATGGGAGTGAACAATCAGCCAATGCAGGGACGTCCAATGATGGGACCAAACGGTCAGCCGATGCCGGGACGTCCGGTGATGGGACCAAACGGTCAGCCGATGCCGGGACGTCCAATGATGGGACCAAACGGTCAGCCGATGCCGGGGCCGAATGGTGAGGATAAGAAAAAGAACAAGAAGAAGGAAAAGGCTCCAAAGCAGCCAAAGCCACAGAAAGCACCTAAGCCACCGAAAGAGCAGAATGCTTCAAAGGAAAAGAAGGGCAAGGGCGGCAAGATCGCTCTGATCGTTATTCTTATCGTGATCGTTCTTGCAGGTGGTGGAGCTGCAGCAATATTTGTTCCTAAGTTCATGAATTATAATAAAGCTGAGGATGCTTTAAAGAATGGTAAAGTAGATGAGGCAATTGACCTTTATAATAAAGCAAAGCCGATCAAAGATTCTAAGACCAAGGTAAATGGTGGAGCATATTTTGAATACGCAGAGAATCTGTTTGCAGCCGGAAACTTTGTTGAAGCTGCAGATAATTACAGAAAGGCAGCAGGTCTTAACTATGAGGGGGCTGCTCAGAAGGAGAAAGAGAGCTACTTTAGTCAGGCCGAAAAGCTGTATGGTGAGGCAAATTACACAGAAGCAGCAGATTATTATGAGAAAGCAGGAGATGTAAATGGTGCAGCCGATAAGGTAAAAGAATGTTCTTATATGAATGGTTGTGCATTGGAAGGTGAGAAGAAGTACGATGAGGCCATTCAGGCATTTACCGCAGCCGGTGACTATCAGGATGCAGCCGAAAAAATTAAGGAATGTTATTATAATGATGCGGTTGACAAGATGGCAGCAGGCGATTATATTAATGCAAAAGATTTATTTGTAAAGTCAGAATATAATGATTATGCAGATAAAGCAAATGAGTGTCTGTGCTTACTGGCAGAACAGTATGTATCACAGCAGGATTATTCAAAAGCGATCGAGACATATGGTCAGGTCGATTCTTCCTATAAGGACTGTACAGCAGATATAGACGCTGTGCGAATCAAATGGGCAAAGCTTTTGAGTGATGGAAAAGATTATAAGGCAGCAGTAGAGATGTATAGTCAGGTTACGACCAAGGATATGACTAAAAAGATCAACAAAGCAAAGTCTAAATACATCAAGGATCATTTTGACAGTAACGATGAGACTACTATGAATTACATCTGTGATCTTCGTCAGGCAGGTTATGACTCAGCAGATGATGATTATACAGCACTGACAGGCTGGTTTATTGAGTCATTTGTAAATGATGACAAGGAAGATTATAAGAGTAAGAATGATTCAGCTTCATCTGATAAAACGATCTATATCCATACGATGTTTTTAACAGAGAATGATGTAACAATGAACCTGAAAGGTTACGTTGTATATTCAGATGGAACAAAGAGCAATGAAGTTACATTTGGTGAAGTGAAAGACAGATATACAACGTGGATGAGCATTGATTCCTCACAGGCGATCAAGGGAGCAGCTACGTTATACATATATGAGATTGATACAAACCGATTGATAGAGAAGTATGTATTTACTATAGAATAA
- a CDS encoding Fe-S-containing hydro-lyase encodes MDKHITAPFDKKQVEELHAGDYVYISGVIYSARDAAHKRMYDTLIENENDESKLPIKLEGNVIYYLGPTPAREGQVIGSAGPTTSSRMDKYTPLILSKGLNGMIGKGKRSQAVIDAIVENKAVYFAAVGGAGALLSKCIKKSEVVAYDDLGTEAIRKMTVENLPVIVVIDSKGNNLYETAVADYLKQQE; translated from the coding sequence ATGGATAAGCATATTACAGCACCATTTGATAAAAAACAGGTAGAAGAACTTCATGCAGGAGATTATGTATATATATCAGGTGTGATTTATAGTGCCAGAGATGCTGCACATAAGAGAATGTATGATACATTGATCGAGAATGAAAATGATGAATCAAAGCTTCCAATTAAGTTGGAAGGAAATGTAATCTATTACCTGGGACCAACACCTGCAAGAGAAGGACAGGTCATCGGATCGGCAGGACCAACAACCAGCAGTCGTATGGACAAATACACACCACTCATTCTTTCAAAAGGTTTGAATGGAATGATCGGAAAAGGAAAGAGAAGTCAGGCAGTTATTGATGCCATCGTAGAAAACAAGGCAGTATATTTTGCTGCGGTAGGCGGTGCAGGTGCACTCCTTTCCAAATGTATCAAGAAATCAGAAGTCGTTGCATATGATGATCTGGGAACAGAAGCCATCCGTAAGATGACAGTAGAAAATCTTCCTGTTATTGTTGTAATTGACAGCAAAGGAAATAATCTGTACGAAACAGCGGTTGCAGATTATCTGAAACAGCAGGAATAA
- a CDS encoding FHA domain-containing protein has product MTQRNKEQRINYKLDETIQVDQNEIKIYNVPFAGNSNTCREVFVKGDRVLEFNISGDLTLDQLAQKPVFRDELVEYLYSISRQLVSMVHNGLKLEKVVFDLKYMYVRLSDFSIQLIYLPFEKVEPMEGPDAFIRCLLNKMTYAHTSALECANQIIDYLNSQKEFNVIQFNLFVKELRLKSQLLLIGEHVSSENKEKAANSAKTESAILIAEEAARNADIARMQAESEAKRLTAYAKQQAKVAKTAEEMRMLAEAARIQAEINRQKAEKEYRDQSQTAVLYACQVQEQPDDAVRKEYEEAKLRAETAAKKAEEEFRKASAESERLAEEVRAAREEEMRAEEARMRAEYEARRNYKEAEKQEKEARRRNEEIGRLSETRQTNRIDPEEDETVVLTNVTEKIGKIPVLIREKTGEQIYINKQAFCIGKADQGVDFKITDNKSVSRRHAYITNINGIYYLRDNNSTNHTYLNGDMVYSNVEIVIPDNSSIRLSNEEFLFKMN; this is encoded by the coding sequence ATGACGCAAAGAAACAAGGAACAACGAATTAATTACAAATTAGATGAAACCATACAGGTAGATCAAAATGAGATAAAAATATATAATGTGCCTTTTGCGGGAAATTCTAATACATGCAGAGAAGTGTTTGTGAAAGGTGATCGTGTTCTGGAATTCAATATTTCAGGAGATCTGACACTGGATCAGCTTGCACAGAAGCCGGTATTCAGGGATGAACTGGTTGAATATCTGTATAGTATCAGCAGACAGCTGGTTTCCATGGTACATAATGGATTGAAGTTAGAAAAAGTTGTATTCGATCTGAAGTATATGTATGTGAGATTGAGTGATTTCAGTATACAATTAATCTATCTTCCGTTTGAAAAGGTAGAACCAATGGAAGGACCGGATGCATTTATCCGTTGTCTGTTAAACAAGATGACGTATGCACACACATCTGCGCTTGAGTGTGCCAATCAGATCATTGATTATCTGAATAGTCAGAAGGAATTCAATGTAATACAATTTAATTTGTTTGTAAAGGAATTACGTTTAAAGAGTCAATTGCTTCTGATAGGTGAGCATGTGTCTTCAGAAAATAAAGAGAAAGCAGCGAATTCAGCGAAGACAGAATCAGCGATTCTGATAGCGGAGGAAGCTGCAAGAAATGCAGATATTGCGAGAATGCAGGCAGAGAGCGAAGCCAAGAGACTGACAGCTTATGCAAAACAGCAGGCAAAGGTTGCAAAAACAGCAGAAGAGATGCGTATGTTGGCAGAAGCTGCAAGAATACAGGCAGAAATCAATCGGCAGAAAGCAGAAAAAGAATATCGGGATCAATCGCAGACAGCAGTTCTGTATGCCTGTCAGGTGCAGGAGCAGCCAGATGATGCTGTAAGAAAAGAATATGAAGAGGCGAAGTTGCGTGCTGAGACAGCAGCTAAGAAAGCGGAGGAAGAATTCAGAAAAGCATCAGCGGAATCTGAACGATTGGCAGAGGAAGTAAGAGCTGCCAGGGAAGAAGAAATGCGTGCAGAAGAAGCAAGGATGCGTGCAGAATATGAAGCAAGAAGAAATTATAAAGAAGCTGAAAAACAGGAGAAGGAAGCCCGACGGAGAAACGAAGAGATTGGAAGACTGTCAGAGACTAGACAGACGAACAGGATTGATCCGGAGGAAGATGAGACAGTTGTTCTTACGAATGTAACAGAGAAAATCGGAAAAATACCGGTACTGATTCGGGAAAAAACCGGTGAACAGATTTATATTAATAAGCAGGCATTTTGTATAGGAAAAGCAGATCAGGGTGTCGATTTTAAGATCACGGATAATAAATCCGTAAGCAGGAGGCATGCTTATATTACAAATATAAATGGTATTTATTATCTTCGAGATAATAATTCCACGAATCATACATATTTGAATGGTGATATGGTCTATAGCAATGTGGAGATCGTTATTCCGGATAACAGTAGTATCCGGCTTTCAAATGAAGAATTTTTATTTAAAATGAATTAG
- a CDS encoding fibronectin type III domain-containing protein: MKTKKISIIRMIIMTVIAVCFFCNLTMVAHAENDVTEIKQTAAGENTVMVSWKKAEGAYGYNVYISTDGVTFVRTTKGSECDVYNDTKKKISNLTAGSTYYVSIEAVYKDSEGNITSGTMSDKVEVVTAPSASKIFTSSIKETKTSPNAISFKWGSVRGANRYILYVNDKKIATVKKTSAKVKVKVGSVNTVRITPVRQSTSGFLAKGGHAEAYDLYAAPGKPCKVASFKRNNYTWYPTVSNKVMVGWNKSARDKYEPSGYQVQIYSLKNKKLKTFNTKKTKVRFDIPAVKGKGFKVRVRSYVKINNKKCYGRWSDYKVVIPQAKISIQRTDETTVTVRWNKVTNAKRYYIYACNDIKAAKPLWKKVAVVGPNTGKYEYNNCIVGRSTAIYVIPEVKVGKSLYKAAYVWYLYMDIK, encoded by the coding sequence ATGAAAACAAAGAAAATATCAATTATAAGGATGATTATAATGACTGTTATTGCGGTCTGTTTTTTTTGTAATCTGACTATGGTTGCACATGCTGAAAATGATGTAACAGAGATCAAGCAGACGGCTGCCGGCGAGAATACAGTTATGGTAAGCTGGAAAAAGGCAGAAGGTGCGTATGGTTATAATGTATACATATCGACAGATGGTGTTACTTTTGTAAGGACAACAAAGGGAAGCGAATGCGATGTCTATAATGATACAAAGAAAAAAATCAGTAATCTTACAGCAGGAAGTACATATTATGTATCAATAGAGGCAGTATATAAGGACAGTGAGGGAAATATCACATCGGGAACGATGTCTGATAAAGTGGAAGTCGTAACAGCTCCAAGTGCATCTAAGATATTCACATCATCTATAAAAGAGACAAAGACATCCCCGAATGCAATCTCTTTTAAATGGGGAAGTGTTCGAGGTGCAAACAGATATATCTTATATGTTAACGATAAAAAGATAGCAACGGTAAAGAAGACCAGTGCAAAGGTAAAAGTAAAGGTAGGTTCTGTGAATACAGTTCGTATCACACCGGTTCGACAATCAACATCCGGATTCCTCGCAAAGGGTGGTCATGCGGAAGCGTACGACCTCTATGCTGCGCCGGGAAAACCATGCAAAGTAGCATCTTTTAAGAGAAATAATTATACATGGTATCCGACTGTCAGCAATAAAGTTATGGTCGGATGGAATAAATCTGCCCGTGACAAATATGAACCGTCAGGATATCAGGTTCAAATTTATTCTTTAAAGAATAAAAAACTGAAAACATTTAATACTAAGAAGACAAAAGTAAGATTTGATATCCCTGCGGTGAAGGGAAAGGGATTTAAGGTTCGTGTAAGAAGCTATGTTAAGATCAACAATAAAAAATGCTACGGAAGATGGTCAGACTACAAGGTAGTGATTCCTCAGGCAAAGATCAGTATCCAGAGAACAGACGAGACAACGGTTACCGTAAGGTGGAATAAGGTTACAAATGCAAAGCGTTATTATATTTATGCTTGTAATGACATTAAAGCGGCAAAGCCATTATGGAAAAAAGTAGCTGTTGTTGGTCCAAATACCGGAAAATATGAATATAATAATTGTATCGTAGGAAGATCTACTGCGATTTATGTTATTCCGGAGGTAAAGGTTGGTAAGTCATTATATAAAGCTGCATATGTGTGGTATTTATATATGGATATTAAATAA
- a CDS encoding fumarate hydratase: MRTINTDEIIQTVKKMCIEANLKLSEDMEKAVRNAATEEDSVLGRQILTQLCENLDIAAKEQIPICQDTGMAVFFVNVGQDVHIEGMNLTDAINEGVRQGYTEGYLRKSVVRDPLIRENTKDNTPAIIHYDIVPGENIEITIAPKGFGSENMSRVFMLKPADGEEGVKAAVLQAVKDAGPNACPPMFVGVGLGGDFEMAAKLAKKALTRKAGEHSPYEHIARIESEILDAVNHTGIGPGGLGGKTTALAVNIETYATHIAGMPLAVNMCCHVNRHVTRIL, translated from the coding sequence ATGCGTACAATTAATACAGATGAGATTATTCAGACTGTAAAAAAGATGTGTATAGAGGCAAATCTAAAATTGTCAGAGGATATGGAAAAGGCAGTCAGAAATGCCGCAACAGAAGAAGACAGTGTACTTGGCAGACAGATTCTGACACAGTTATGTGAGAATCTTGATATCGCGGCAAAAGAACAGATACCAATCTGTCAGGATACAGGAATGGCAGTATTCTTTGTAAATGTTGGTCAGGATGTTCATATAGAAGGCATGAATCTGACAGATGCGATCAATGAAGGGGTAAGACAGGGATATACAGAAGGATATCTCCGTAAGTCCGTCGTAAGAGATCCGCTGATCCGTGAGAATACAAAGGATAATACACCGGCTATTATTCACTATGATATTGTTCCGGGTGAGAATATCGAGATCACGATTGCACCAAAGGGATTCGGAAGTGAGAATATGAGCCGTGTGTTCATGTTAAAGCCCGCCGATGGAGAAGAAGGAGTAAAGGCAGCTGTTCTTCAGGCAGTCAAGGATGCAGGTCCAAATGCATGTCCTCCGATGTTTGTAGGTGTAGGTCTTGGTGGGGATTTTGAAATGGCTGCAAAGCTTGCAAAAAAAGCACTTACCAGAAAAGCCGGAGAACATTCACCATATGAGCATATCGCAAGAATCGAGAGTGAGATTTTGGATGCCGTTAATCATACGGGAATCGGACCAGGTGGTCTGGGCGGTAAGACAACAGCACTTGCAGTTAATATCGAGACTTATGCGACACATATCGCAGGAATGCCTCTTGCAGTTAATATGTGCTGTCATGTAAACAGACATGTAACAAGGATTCTGTAA